TGAAACTTCATTGATAACATGTGACCTCAGGGTTTTTTTTCAATATATTACTGGAAAGttgcaaaataagttttttttttagtttatcgTACACTCACATATCTACATGCTAAACATAGTACAACTATTTTACATGTATTGAATACAAAAAATTGATCAGCATCCCCATGCAAAGATTGACAAGATACAATTAGCCGACCTCCATGCTCAGACAAGAGAAAGAATGAATCATATTAGTTTCTATCTGTCATCAATAACTACTTACATTGTACAAGAATTTATAGATGACAGATAACGGGATGTTTATGATGTGACCTTGATCCCCAAAAAGCCCTATCCTACCGTAACTAGCAGCAGTGTCGTTCCTAGTAGCATTTAGAGATACAGTCAATACCTGTTTCTCTCCAGCTGCAATGAAGAAGTGTGTGGGCATAATCTTCAAAGAAACACCAAAAGGGGCACTCCAACCAACACGAAAAGTTTCATTTACACCAACATTTAAAACTGTTCGATTGACCTCTCTAGTTTGGTTTAGTTTCCCGATTGTAATAGAGGGTAAGTTCAAGTCTGAGCCCCTCATGGTAGAAACCCCATCACAGGTCTGGCCTGTGTAGTTCAACACTACTGGAGCTGAACCATTTATACCACAAAGGAAGGAAATTAAATCATCGTAGCCTGCATCATCATAGAAGACGTATTTTTCAGAATTAATTGGCTTAACGAAGATAATGGAAACGGAAGATCAAAAGGTAATACTATAAAAGCTACTCCGTATCTGCAAAAAGTCATTAACAATGAATGTACACCGTGATTGAGCTCCAGCAAATCTCATAATAGGTCAAAAGATATAAACCAAGgttctaaaaaaaaattcaacacaAACAATTCTCATGCGTTAAAAGAGACACTAGCAAAGCACACTAGGGTTTTCCCCATTTTTTACTGTCAGTTATATCTCTTCTGGTGAATAGATAAGAAGATTAAAATTTAGGTGCCAAGACTAAAGAACAGAGTTGAAGTATGGTTTTAGTCCCAAGAATCTCATCTTTATCAACCACAACGGAATTCAAGGGCTAGGTTGATTTTGAGTACCAAGTGTTATGCAAACCCATGAGACTGGAAATTCATGCCCGGAAATTCATGCCCCGTTGAGGTTTGtgtaaaaaaagtaaaacaaagcTAAAAGCCTTATTCTTCATTCCATCCAACTTAACAGACTGAATATCCTCTGGGATGATTCTTAAGTTCTTCATCTTACTTTAGCTGATATTCCTTCCCTCTTGCAAAGAACATCTTTTAATATCTGATCATCTTCGCCTTCCCTTACAAGAAGCATCAGAAGACCTGTGACTTACATGTTACATGTCTAAACATCTGGGGTGATTCTCACACATTTCACCGTATTTCCACTAAAAAACATAATCCAGTTCGCTCACAAGACTATCCATTGTTTCCTTATGCAGAAGTCCCACATTTGAAAAAAAGAACTACTTCAAAATAACAAAAACCAGCAGGAAATCTTTAGAGTGGTGGGATTGAGAGATGTGTTAAATTGCCAAATACTAGAAAATTGCCTACTCCTATAGCACTACTTATCTGAGGCAACAGAATCCATCTCCGGATCTCCCTTTCTGACCTCCCAGAAAGGTGACAATGTGACATACTTCTCCATCTACTGCAAATATTGCACTTATTTTATATCAATCCACTGAAAACCAAAAACGGGATGTTGCTAGTTGTTCAATTTACAGTGAGTTCAGCACTATTCCTACGTGCAGGCATTGTACCTTTAGCtacatttaaaaagaaaaagttgAAAAGACAAGACAAAACAAAACAATGTACTTCAGCTCCTGCTACATCTCCTTGGTTATTTATGGCTAAACTTATCGCATTATCCTGGATGAAATATTGATATCCATATTCCATACCACAGCATCCAACTTATAACATACGCTTAGCCACTAATTACCAGACCTTCTATGATAAAACAAAGATGCCTCAAACAATGCTGTTTCTATGGCCCAGTCTGACAAGTTAGGTTCTAGAATCCCTATCCACAAGGATGCATGAAATCAGATATCATTCTAAATTTATAATTGCTTTATATTACAAAAATGAAGAAGCCAAACCCAAACCCATATCAATTTTTAAATGCCTAAGGTCTTACTAGCCCCATCactaaatacggaattgaataaaaaaatcaGCTTAAGTCTAGGTATCTGTGGTGGCATTCACAATTCCTTTGCCCATGTTACATAGAGTTGCACAGATTATTTCACAACTGCACCCCAGTTGGCAAGGAAATGTTATTACCATATTTATCATCATTCATATTACAGAATGGCAGAATCAAAAGCCAGCCCACCATTCCCTATCAGCTACTGGATGTTTAAATAGTTTTCTAAAAATATGGGACTTACTTGAATCGAAGATGAGTCCTGGGTCTAAAGCAGCAGTTGCATTAACAAATCCACTGCCCATGTCAAAAGCAGTTGCAGGAGATTGGTTCACGTCTGGATTAGAATAAGCACGTTGGGCCATAATGGGCCCGCCATTCTTGTCATGAAGTGAAGCCGTTGTTGAAAGAGCAGAAGCAATAGCTGCTGGACTAAACCCAGGGAATTTCTTCTTGATTAAAGCCGCAAGTCCTGCAACATGAGGAGCAGCCATGCTTGTCCCGGACATCATAGCAAACTCTTCTCctatataatttttattttgatgTCAGTTTCAATACAGATTCATCCAACTTTTGCATCTGAGAAACAACAATATCAGCATATAACATAACATATACCTTGAAATTCTGTAGAATCAGTGCCAAGTGAGCTCCAAGCACCCCATATTGAATTTCCAGGAGCAACGAGATTAGGTTTCAGTATGTCTGCGTTATCAAAAGAGTTATCTTCTGGATCTGGACCTCTAGCAGAATAGTACATTACCTTGGGAGCAGAATAACTAAAATCTGGTTCTAGCCCACCAGAAATACTAGCTACTGCTCCaaattttacaattttttttgtgGTCCCATCTCTTACCAAAGAGGAATTGTAATATTGGAGTAAAACCTGTCAAAGAAACTTTTGTTAGTGAAGAGAAAACGAAGGATAAAAGATGATCATTGAAAAGTGAAATTGTGCAAGCAAAGATCTCATATTGACAAGTCTGACATATAGGTAGGTGTGATGGCTTGGATGCAACATGCTTTATTGTACTCAGTTATCGTACAAAAGTTACCTTGGAATCATTTGCCGAAGGAATTATGATGCCAGGTATGTCCATCGGAGTTGGGTTTATCTGAAATCCTAAAACAAAAGGATCCAAGTAAAACACAACACCAGCTGCACTGAGGTTCTTGGCAGTCTGCAAAGCCTGTTTGATGGTGGAGACTCCTAGCACAAAACGTACTGAATAGCTACATATCAAAAGGTTTCCGGCGACAAGGTCTGGATTTAAAGTACTAGGATCTTGACACTCCCCAATGTACATGTCAGTTGGTGCACCAGTGTCATTGCACATAGCATGTGCAGCAGAGATCAACGTATACATTGTGTCATTTGTTCCCGCTGTAAACCAAACAAACGATTAAGAGCAACAAAAGCACGAACAGCTCATATTTTAAAGTCTCGGTATTAATGGAGATGACAGAGATGATACATAATCAGAAAAACAAGAACAATGTTGTATAGTAATACATTTTAGAAGCAAACTTGAAGCAGGCACTAAAACTCTTGTTCACTGGACTAGTATGGTACGCCCAAGTGCAGATAGTGgataaaataaatattcaatTTAGCAGGGTAAACAGGTAATCCTTTCTTTGAAGTCACTCCTTCCAAAATATACATTCCCAAACCCTGAAAGACCCCAAGTTACACCGTAATTGATGAATCTTGTCCTTTATTAAATGTGGAATTTCAGAGATTGTTCCTTGCTACCCCACATGAGTATCTCTTAAGGTGGATTTCCAAGAAAGAGTCTTAAAGTCTGAACTCTAAAGAAACGAATCTCTAGACAAACAGAAGGCCTCTGGCCTCTAGTGGTGGAGTGGTGACACAAAGGTTTAACTTAGCAAACTGGCTACTGTACGGTTCTTAGTATGGCTTTTCCCTGTTCTTGTCTGTTCACATTAGTTGTTCTTCAAACATAGAATTCTCCAACAAACAATCTATACAAGGTCACGAAAACACAAACCACA
This genomic stretch from Spinacia oleracea cultivar Varoflay chromosome 3, BTI_SOV_V1, whole genome shotgun sequence harbors:
- the LOC110776993 gene encoding subtilisin-like protease SBT2.3, which gives rise to MGTNKLNVLQLMLLFLVGVALCQNDTDEVSGIYIVTLKQAPSAHLFFNELSQNHRIGLKKHPHSTKSNTFHKLRNVSRSDPYYGSYISRVHDSLLRRVLRGQKYLKLYSYHYLINGFAVLVTPEQADKLSRRREVANVVLDFSVRTDTTHTPEFLGLPEGAWPQEGGYDSAGEGIVIGLVDTGIDPTHPSFSDSIEANAYPVPQHFSGICEVTRDFPSGSCNRKLVGARHFAASAITRGIFNYSKDYASPFDGDGHGTHTASIASGNHGIPVVVSGHLFGNASGMAPRSHVAIYKALYKGFGGFAADVVAAIDQAAQDGVDIISLSITPNRRPPGVATFFNPIDMALLTAVKAGIFVVQAAGNTGPAPRSVSSFSPWIFTVGAASHDRVYNNLISLGNNVTLSGAGLASGTNDTMYTLISAAHAMCNDTGAPTDMYIGECQDPSTLNPDLVAGNLLICSYSVRFVLGVSTIKQALQTAKNLSAAGVVFYLDPFVLGFQINPTPMDIPGIIIPSANDSKVLLQYYNSSLVRDGTTKKIVKFGAVASISGGLEPDFSYSAPKVMYYSARGPDPEDNSFDNADILKPNLVAPGNSIWGAWSSLGTDSTEFQGEEFAMMSGTSMAAPHVAGLAALIKKKFPGFSPAAIASALSTTASLHDKNGGPIMAQRAYSNPDVNQSPATAFDMGSGFVNATAALDPGLIFDSSYDDLISFLCGINGSAPVVLNYTGQTCDGVSTMRGSDLNLPSITIGKLNQTREVNRTVLNVGVNETFRVGWSAPFGVSLKIMPTHFFIAAGEKQVLTVSLNATRNDTAASYGRIGLFGDQGHIINIPLSVIYKFLYNVSSY